The following is a genomic window from Neodiprion lecontei isolate iyNeoLeco1 chromosome 4, iyNeoLeco1.1, whole genome shotgun sequence.
CACCTCGACAACTCTGTATTCATCGTGCATATCTCATGGAAAGCGTGGAATAGAATAATACGTAACTTCTGTGCCTGCATTATAAAATGTACAGGCTAATTATCGCGAAGAGTACAATATGAGAATTTAGCACGGAAACGAGGAGACAAAAGGAAAAATTGCAGGTAGTGATTAAAAGACAATGCCAAGAACTGTcgctgagaaaaaatttcattcgttactgTAACCAGAGAATTCTAATACAATTGACATCGTGAAAGTAACTGGTTAGTTTTTGtagaattacaagaaaatattgtGCAACAAGAAATTATCCAGTGTGATTATTACCGTCAACATTAAATCTCTTCGTTTAGTTGATCGTACTTTTTTCAAGATAAATTTCAACCATCAACATTAATTCATTATTACACCAACATGAAATTATCGCAATAGTTACTGCAAAAAAATGTAGTGAGAATAacaatgtcaaaaaaaaataaataaataaataaataaaaatagtaacaCATATATATTACGGATTTTCCATGTCGCAGTAAaagaactaattttcattttctacacAAGGTTATAGTTTTCGGTTACGGGAAAAAATGTAATAGTTAAGGACTCTCTAGTAACCGTAACAAGAAATTTCTGcatatggggaattccatgcgaactCGACAAACTTATGACTCTCACcatttctgattatttttttttttttctcccaactctgaaacagtgCCTTGAATTTGTTTAGGTTTTTTTGTTCAACAGATCGTTTGCTTATAAATATTTgacgtgattttgaaaaggactTTTTGTTTAGAGTTCTCCAAAAATCATCATAGGCCCGGTCTTGGAATGTTAAAAAGACAAAATAAATgctttgagaattttttatgaatttgaaaaaatgttcctTTCCAAAATCactctcaatatttataaatgatcaaccagttgaaaatttttgaacaaaatcatacGCGGTGAAGGTCAGACGTTGTTTAGATTCGCACGAAATTCCCTCGATAATTTTcgcggatattttttttacatctaaacaaaatataattatcataAATTTTCTCGCATTTACAGAAAATGTTGACGTTATTACGTAACTTTTGTTCGACTTTCAGCCTGTCCGACCGGTTACTGGGGTCGGCATTGTCGGGACGAGTGCACGTGCCGTAATGGCGGCAGCTGCGACCCTTTTAATGGAAAATGCAAGTGCACAAGGGGCTGGAAGGGTGAAAACTGCGATGAGAAATGTCCGCCTGATCGTTACGGACTGGATTGCGGCGAGGAGTGTCGGTGTCAAAACGGTGGCAGCTGCCATCACATTTCCGGCGAGTGTCTCTGCGCCGCGGGATTCACAGGACCTCTGTAAGTTGGGATTGACGAAAATATCGACAGCCTTAGCTTTTTCGCCTTTTTtgagaaacaaattttcgcaaaaaattgtCTGTTATATATTTAATCTAGACTGTTTAGAATTAGGGCAAAATATAttggtttttatatttttccgaAACGAAGCTTTGAACGGTTTGGTGAATTTTAACCCAAATCTTTGAGGGGTGTCTCATGGTATgtgattttttcccttctcAAATAACGTGCGAAAAATGTACATGATCCAGTTTtttttcagggaatttttcaaattaatcgCGAGTAATCGTAAATCAGTAATCCTAATAATCCTGCACTGTAGCAGGATTTTTAACTCAACGAAATCTTACGTTTcaggaataataaaatattcaagtattcCTCTTATCTCAAACAGACTACGTGCCACTTGCGAACCCTTGAAAgttttaaaatgaataaagcGCAGGTGAAAGtcatgaaaattatgaaatttataaatctgGATCTCTTCCACTGTATAATCGTGGAATTTTTACAGTCGATAATCatcgttgaaaaatgtgaCAATCCAGGAAATGTCTCGTAATTTTAACTATCCTCAAATAAATTTTGCCAATTAGTAGATACGTAATAACAACCTTCTTAATTAACGGCTGATCAGTTGTGTGTAAATTGATCAATTTGACCGTACCTATAAGTTGgaagtgtataatttttttgaacttttccACTACGTGAAACACATCATTAAATGCTGATGTGAAatatcgagttttttttttttacatcatattTAATTCTTCGTGCCGAATTCGGACGCTTTAAAAttgctggaaaaaaaaatagaacttTGACTGTAGAATACATTGGCAAAAAGTCGAAGAattcttattaaaaaaatgtagttaCTATTATTGTATGGCCACCTTGACAAATGTTCGTGGAATGTGCAGAAATAGACACGGCTTGAAAGTTTTATCAGCCTTCCTTGTAACTATTTTTTACTAAACGTGAAACGTGTCCATCGAATGTCACAGATGGGAGGAAATAATCATCCATGTAATGTGGAATTTAGAAAGTTGTGATTTAGCTTGTTCTACGGAACGTGTGTCAAGATATATGAATTTCTCTGAAATCAAGATCACAAATTGTTAAAAGAAAATCGTTTTCAGAGTGAGATgcaatttaattgaaattgaaaatcccaCATTGTACAATATATGGAAAAGCAAAATGCATTATGATTGGATCAAAATATTcagattttaaaaacaatactGACAGTAATTTCTGCCTTATACTCATTACTGTAATCATGAAATGTTTCAAATCTATAATAATCGACAAATTTGTAAatgtataaagaaaaattaaatcctCCACAGAGTGATCGGTGAGACGACGAATTaaagatgtaaaaataaaaagtattgatcaatactatataatatatttttcagtattcATGCATATAATACTGTACaagtattaaattatttttttcttttatctttcaGATGCGACTTTCAATGCCCAGAAGGTAAACACGGCTATGAATGCAAATCGAACTGCAGTTGCCAAAACGGCGGATCCTGCAGTCCGACAAATGGCGAATGTTTCTGCACGCCAGGATGGACGGTGAGTTACAACTACTTGttatatgtaaatattttcgacGATCTGCCGGACAAAAATGTGCGGTGATGATTATTGTTGCAGACTAATTaactgtatgtatataaatttgtttcCTGTCGCACATGATAACTTGAAATATACTGCGACACGTTCAATGAAATTAAGACAAGGAATTTGTTTACTGTAATAAAAACGTTTGGGATTATCGGGCAGTTCAGTTATTTTCTCTCGGTTAAAGTAAACACGACAACTGTACGTCAAAAGAAGcgatgacgaaaaaaattggctcgaTATTATTATAAGTGAAGTCTATTTTGCaagaggcaaaaaaaaaattctacgtgGCTTGAAGTTTCAGTTCGTAATGAGTGTAAATTGTTTCAGGGATCCGTATGCGCTAATCGTTGTCCCGATGGCCAATGGGGAAACAATTGTTCGTCTTCCTGCGATTGCTACAACGGAGCATCGTGCCATCATATAACTGGCGAATGTCAATGCAAAGCAGGATTTCTTGGGGAGAAGGTGCGTATGGTAGAAACCATGACTTTAACGCATCCTTATTTTGGGATGAGAAGAAAGTCGGAGGGAATTAAAATTGCCTTTAGAACTTGattttcgagagaaatttgaatacaTGCCGCTGAAATTTGTACGGAAAGGTCCACAAGAATAAACAACAATTGTCAGATCgaaagataataattttattttcgacgtGAACTTTGAAGaacgaaaaatgatttgtCATTGTTGAAATTATGACAATTTGACCAAATAATAGAATTCTTGACAAACCTGCACTGGACGCGTTATTATGATATTGGTCATTATCTGAAGCTGTAAAAATTAACTTCCGCTTCAGACAGTCAGCttttaacaaaaattgcaaacgCGTGATAACGAAGTCATCAAAATACTTTGATTTCCAGTGTGTTGAGACCTGCCCTAGCGGCAAATATGGCCTTAACTGCACGAGCAACTGCAGTTGCAAAAATGGGGCGACTTGTTCGGTGATCGATGGATCCTGCAACTGCCAAAACGGGTGGAAAGGCGAGCTTTGCGAGGAGCGAGCTTGTCCTGACAGTTCATGGGGTCCGGAGTGCAAGAACGTGAGTAAAAGTACAAGTTTAGTCTACTTGATATTTCCACCGATCTAGCTTAATCGAAGGCCCTAATAAATAATCAGGTCTTGAGAGGCGAATGAAACCTGTTAAAGCTGTCGAAAATCatgaaattgtgaaattgGTGCTGAATATAACGTATCGCTGATTTCAGTGACCATCAATCCGCCATTCTAGTTTCCAGCCTCTGCCCATTTTACACATTCCTAAATCCATCTCGCTAATAAAATTCCCCAGAGTTGCGCATGCGAAGAAGAACACACCGAGCTCTGTCATCCCTGGACCGGAAACTGCGTTTGCCGCGCCGGTTGGGACGGCGAAATCTGCTCTCACACCTGTCCGATTTATACATTTGGCAAGGGATGCCAGCAGCAGTGCAAATGCGAGAACAGCGCCCAGTGTTCACCTTTTGACGGGACTTGCACATGCGCAGCGGGATTCAAGGGTAAACGCTGCAACGAACCCTGTCCCGATGGTACGTTTGGCGAAGATTGCGCCCAGAAGTGCAATTGCAATAACGGAGCCAATTGTTCGCCAGAAAACGGACGATGCAACTGCACAGCAGGTACCCGACGCTTTTTACGTCGCGATAGCGATTTTTGTCGAGTCATTAGGTGGGGGATGAACGTTTTGTTTGTTGTTACTGTAATTAGTTTAAATCCGATCCATCGACATTCGGCCAAGTTTTAAAAAGAACTCCGATTCTGAGGCACGAGCGGCATTAATATTTACGAGGAACACGTGCAACAATTTTatcgcttctttttttttttagaaatgaaACCCTTTTACTATGAATTTTAAACACTTCGCCTCTTGTAGGTAACAAAAATATGATCTGATGTATTTTTCGTGTAAAAAAGATTGATCTTTTCAAATGTGGAATTTATCTTGAAGAAGATCTTGAGCTACGGTCAAAATAAGtttctttcgaaactttttataGAATCttcgaaaagtatttttaaatttttaaagcaAAGTGAAAGTGTGGTGTCTGttaaatcgtttcaaatattccGGGGAGAccgaattttttgaatatacCGTATCTCTTCGAAATATTTAACTGACCTAAAAATTTTAGGATGCACTTCGGAATATCAGCGCTTTTGCACTCAAAAATAGAAAACCATTTTATCTTATACCCTTGGAATACACAGAAttggaaaagaagaaaaaatgtttttctgtCTGTTCTCATGAGAATTTATCCTCAATAGGTTTTACACGCGAAAaggtcaaattttttcgaaccaAAAACAGACGAGATCATATTTCTTTCACTGGGAACTGGAAGTactcaaaattcgaatacaCAGGTTCATTTCGAAAATGTGGTAAAATCGACCACTTGTTTCTCGTTAACTTTAAAGTCCGCAGAGCTAAATGTCACAGGATTCTTGTACCTTCGCTTAGTCTATcacatatttgaataattgcaGCTAGATCGAAATTTTGAGCCTGTGAAAAAAAGCTGGTCAAAAGTTCGTGAATCGGAtatcttcgatttttttttctttttttctgtcacgtttcaattttattcgagTACTTTGATTTTGTGCACAATTTAATTGTATTGTTATTGCAAGTACGTTAATGCGCTTATTTTGCATCATTTTgtcttattgttattattattatcattatttgtAAACGTGTAACGATAATTCATCAGGATGGAAAGGTATTCTGTGCGATCGTCCGTGTCCCGACAAGTTTTACGGTAAGGATTGCAAGGAGAGTTGCAAATGCTTGAACAACGCTGCCTGCAATTCGCAAAACGGTAAGAATACGTTAAATGTtgttttcacaattatttgaCTTTGACTTGACTAAAATTTGTTGCGCAATATTCTAGTGGAATATTATAAAtgagtaataataattataaaaatatgtagcTCGTGTTTGTggtgaggaaatttttctgaaatatttgcaattatttttattcctttttcccttttcttgAATCTTTCACTTGTTTCCCTTACCGGCATAAATTGTCAGCATGAGCCGAAACCCGTAGTGACAACCGAGTAGATGAgcgtcttatttttttcaaagcacATGCAAAAAAACATGGATCTTTAAAAGACGAAGACGAGAAAGACTTTGCTGCATCGTATAGTATGTATGTTTCGGTTTTTGTACATGTAATATTAGGCACATGCACATGTGCGGCTGGTTTCACCGGGGATCTGTGCAAGGAAAAATGTCCCAACGAATACTTTGGTCACGATTGTAAGCAGATCTGCGACTGCGACGAGAAAAACAGCTTAGGCTGCGATCCGGCGACCGGACGATGCAAGTGCAAACCCGAATGGAAAGGTTCGTCGTTGATCGATACTCGTATTACACCCTAAATTCTACTCACCCCTAACTTTCATAACGAATTAATCAAAGATATTTTTGCAGTGGAAAATGACGCGAAgcaccatttttcttttcttttattcttaatttttgttcgttatttttataatatataatagttATCGACTGCATATATTAAAAGTATTTATCGTTCGATCTGTCGAAGGAATTTTAAACCCTCCTTTACACGTTTGTTAGAAAAATTACCTACAAGTATGATATACGAATAATAAAACTTATAACAAATGGGTCGCAAGCTTGAGCATAGACTGACATTTAATGAAACAGGTATAAGGTGCGAGACGCAATGTCCGGCTGGTCAATTCGGCGACGACTGTCACTCCGAGTGTAACTGCATGAACAATAGCTCGTGCGATCCAGAAACTGGGGCTTGCGTTTGCGCCCGAGGTTGGGAGGGTCCCAATTGCTCGGAACCTTGCGAGGAGGGCTTTTACGGCGTTGGCTGTAAGGAGAAATGCCCAGAGAAATTTAACGGTAAGACGAAATCCGAAGCAGGTGCGATCGAGGGTTGATAAGGGGATTGGTTGctcaaaaattgatattttttatttacttcgAGTGCATTTGTCGAATTATGCAATTCGTAAACTACGAAgatgtatttgaaaatcaaaatatagaACGTACTGGCGTCAAATTACTACGTGATCGTTGAAAATCtagtagattcgttcgattattttgtacaaaatgaaTTATCTAATTTTGTTTTAACATATCGCCATTGTGGAATATTTATCTTTCAAAGATTTTACCTATATTAAATACGCTCGAAAAATCTCAATATTGAACTGagtaacgaaagaaaaaaatatttgacagtGACTTTGCGGGGAATAGCcttgtcaataaaataaaccatCGTGGAGTGAAATTGAGTGAATCCATTAGgtttttcaattccattttgaagttatttgaaatgaatcattgatattcaaattttcgtttataatttcgatatttcgtatttttcaatttttacaaaataacgAAACGATTATATTCGATAAGTAccgaatgtgaaaaaatcaatacgAAGTATGAATTTTTGACTAACCAAGAGACTTCTTGACTGACGAACAGTCTAATTTTTCCTTCGCGTCTATATCTCGAATTTCGACAAGGCGCCGTGCTTCCGGTTCCGAAAGAATGTCATTGAACATATGCTTACGAATTAATATTCCCCTTTAACAATGTAACACACAAACACTGTCACGCAAAGATAATTATAAATTGCTTTTGCAAGGTATGCTTTTTTGCCGTTGTGTAGTTTTGTCACGTTTTGAATAGCTCTACGTGTATGTAGCTGACAATTTCGTCAGAATTAGTACTGGCTTCATAAAGGTGGTATGTTACttcattaaaaacaaaatgcattaataattataagcGTCGTACAAATTCTCATTTCATCCTGAGAGTTGCCGTTACGTTTCGATCAATTTCTCAAGACTTTATATACCTCGGTGCTTAAAATTGTTTAATCTTCCGCGCTATTGATTTTTCTGCAAAGATAATATCTTTCTTTGCCTGTTATACTAATATCATTCACACAGAGCCGCAGCAATCGGCTCTTGATTGTTTAATCTTGCTCTATCTATCGTCAGTTGTTATCCATATTTCCTGATTCACACAGGCAACATGACGTGCGATCACGTCACTGGACAATACGTATGCAGACCTGGCTATCTTGGACTAACTTGCGAACATCCTTGCCCTCTGGATAGATACGGTCCGAATTGCGCCAACCATTGTCACTGCAAGAACGGAGCCGATTGTCACCATGTGACTGGTAATAATGAGGAAATAGCTCTTGGCTCATGATTTGTTATTATGATTTAGAATAATTTCGTTTTTGGCTCACCAAAGAATAATgttgcaaacttacgctcggcacgaaaagaccgagtttgcgaccttgttacacaatattctATTTCGACATAAAATGAACTTTGGTCataaaataattcgatttcgGATTTTGTTGCTGTACCGGCCTCCTTCaataatttctttgaaaaacaGTCAGATTCCACATTTTCTGAAGACAATTCATGGAttgttttcttgaaattttaataacagGTGTCTGCCAATGTTTGCCGGGCTGGCAAGGCAATTCTTGTCAAATTCCCTGCACCGATGGGATGTACGGTGTTAATTGCACCCAGCCTTGCAAGTGTCAGAACGGCGGCGAATGCAGGAAAAACGATGGTCATTGCAGATGCGCCCCTGGATGGACTGGAACGCATTGCACGGAAGGTGAGAGACTCTTGATCAAAGAAGGAAGCgtattttcatgaattaaaGGCTGTTCAGAACAGGTGAAAAATGCGTTGAAACAGAAATTTAAAACGTGCAGTTGAAGCTGGACAGATTAATTTTAATCCAAAAGATTCCCTCTCGTTCggacaacattttttttcaaaatttattttctattgtAAATAAGTTTTTTATGAATAGCATGTCAGAGAAATTACATTaccctcatttttttttaccaaaaaattcaaacagtttGTTTAACTCCGATGAAAGTGtagctcattttattcagaaatgAATTCCCTAGGAACTGGCTGATGCAAATTTTGTGTTCTTTAACTCGTTGGTTTGTTAAAAAGTTCGATACATATTGTCATGTAATACAATCACGATAATTTGCCGCTGATTAACTTATGATTTAACAAGAAACATGTTATTGTTACCCAAGATTCGAGTCAGAAGATGTTTCGAGAATTCGGTCACGAATCAAACGAACCATTTATATCAAAATCGAACGAGCATTTCATATGGATTTTgcgatgataaaattttagaataacTTAATTTCACTGATGTTTGTAGCATAATGAAGTATTTAGTGTTGAAatcgaatatttgaaaagaaattttctgtcttagggaaactttttttttctcttttagaaaaatatagtcaactcgatgaatttcaacgaaactctttctctctttgtcCTATCACTTTTCTTTTTGCGCAAAATcgctttttgaattttacgcTCGACTAATCCTCAATTGAAAATCGAAACGACTCGAATGTCGAGGTGTTCATACAAATGCTCAATGTTCGAAGTGAGGAAAAATTCATCCCAACTGATTCACATCCTGGATTTTTTCCCCTCCAGTTACATTCCAACTATAACAAGTATCAGTCCAAAGGAGCAGAGAGAAATTTGTTCGGCTTCTTTTATCAagcaaaataattttacgcTATTCCTTATTTCCTCAGTCTGTCCGGAGGGATATTACGGTGATCACTGCATGGAACCGTGCGAATGTAAGTCCGATTCCTTCGTATGTCACCCGATAAACGGTTGCACGTGCAAAAAAGGCTTCAAAGGTAAATACTCAATTCTAAATACGCGTATTTATTCTGGCTTATATTCCCCGATTTGCTTGCAAGTTTGGCATTCGAATGACTTCGCATGTTTTGAAACTGTTTAGGTGAAAACTGCGATGAGTTAATGCAAGAAAAGAGCGTCCTTCCGATAGAAGATTCAGGATCTGGAAGTGTCGTCGTGGGAATTGCGATCGCTCTAATCTTCATTGCGATCATATTCACGATATGGTTGTACTACAGGCGGCGGGTTGCtaatttgaaaactgaaataGCTCAGGTTCAATACATCGCCGAACCTGTGACGACGccaggtaaataaaaaatccctGTTGAGTTTTGCTATTTCATGTACACTGAGGAAAGATTCGTTTGTTACAGTCATTGGAAAATTGTAGTAAAATGGGTATCGTTACCATTGTAACGGTTCAAATGTTGttaaaaattcgaagaaaattttatacaaataacTATTCTATGTGATTATATTTGTCAGTACCAAATCctctggttattgcaacgttAAATCTCTTCGATCGCTATATTTCTCGCTTttggtaaaagatgaaaatatttgaggaCTTTTCCAGTGATTAAAAcaggaaaataataatatcaacatCGTCCTGTTTCTTTCACAGATCGCAATCACTTCGATAATCCGGTATACTCGTATCGGGATTCTAGTAGGTCTGACGACGGAACAGCGACGTTGTTGAACAATGTGCAAATAAAAAACGACCTAGGTACCAAGAATATTAACACAGAACGAGCCAAACTCGGTCCCATGGTTGCTGGCTATAATACAACTAGCGATGACGATGGCAGTTGCAAAGGTAATTTTTGATCTCCATTCAACCTTgtcgattatttcgtttctttaATGTCGTACTACTGTGCATAAACTTTTCTATTGCAAGTGTTTCGCGTTTAATTGTTCAAAGATGTGATTTTCCAAACCCATCTCGCTACAAAATTATGCATGGAAAGGTAAAACAGATTCGTTAAAACGACGGTTCGTTGATtctatgaaataattttagtttGATTAGAttcaaaaatactttttcctcAGGCTTATTGatgtttataaaattgtatcaTGGTATATTTAACATCGTTTCTTGTATTAATtactaattttataaaaactgTGAAATGCTTCTCTAATTgtgacaaaattatttattacagacATATGATTTAAATTAAGCACTTTGAAGCCAAATATAGCAGAATTATTGCATAAAATCTATTAATCGCGCTTCTCCAATTTCGGTATTAATATAGATGAAGCAAAAATTGTTAACGCAGTAGCAATGATTCTGCAATCATAGCCAAGTGGATATCCCAATTTGGCAAGTTGCGACAAATTT
Proteins encoded in this region:
- the LOC107225191 gene encoding protein draper isoform X3; translated protein: MASFVSLVVATFLLAVIDLAQPTLEGPNVCTRQESYTTTVTISENKGFKVREYGWCFSFPKFRCTKYRVNFKPVYRTQTLIKKRPVDECCNGYTRSNKDRCIAVCSEDCIHGTCVAPDECKCESGYGGPSCNITCPTGYWGRHCRDECTCRNGGSCDPFNGKCKCTRGWKGENCDEKCPPDRYGLDCGEECRCQNGGSCHHISGECLCAAGFTGPLCDFQCPEGKHGYECKSNCSCQNGGSCSPTNGECFCTPGWTGSVCANRCPDGQWGNNCSSSCDCYNGASCHHITGECQCKAGFLGEKCVETCPSGKYGLNCTSNCSCKNGATCSVIDGSCNCQNGWKGELCEERACPDSSWGPECKNSCACEEEHTELCHPWTGNCVCRAGWDGEICSHTCPIYTFGKGCQQQCKCENSAQCSPFDGTCTCAAGFKGKRCNEPCPDGTFGEDCAQKCNCNNGANCSPENGRCNCTAGNMTCDHVTGQYVCRPGYLGLTCEHPCPLDRYGPNCANHCHCKNGADCHHVTGVCQCLPGWQGNSCQIPCTDGMYGVNCTQPCKCQNGGECRKNDGHCRCAPGWTGTHCTEVCPEGYYGDHCMEPCECKSDSFVCHPINGCTCKKGFKGENCDELMQEKSVLPIEDSGSGSVVVGIAIALIFIAIIFTIWLYYRRRVANLKTEIAQVQYIAEPVTTPDRNHFDNPVYSYRDSSRSDDGTATLLNNVQIKNDLGTKNINTERAKLGPMVAGYNTTSDDDGSCKDSFGRFQYNGLDSKNKDADLGNPNLYHSIDELDAKKAAEHVYDEIKQNKGEMEYDHLDYTRPTSSWKPHYQRMANGFGSKDGSGPSKSRDPDVESGEKD
- the LOC107225191 gene encoding protein draper isoform X2 codes for the protein MASFVSLVVATFLLAVIDLAQPTLEGPNVCTRQESYTTTVTISENKGFKVREYGWCFSFPKFRCTKYRVNFKPVYRTQTLIKKRPVDECCNGYTRSNKDRCIAVCSEDCIHGTCVAPDECKCESGYGGPSCNITCPTGYWGRHCRDECTCRNGGSCDPFNGKCKCTRGWKGENCDEKCPPDRYGLDCGEECRCQNGGSCHHISGECLCAAGFTGPLCDFQCPEGKHGYECKSNCSCQNGGSCSPTNGECFCTPGWTGSVCANRCPDGQWGNNCSSSCDCYNGASCHHITGECQCKAGFLGEKCVETCPSGKYGLNCTSNCSCKNGATCSVIDGSCNCQNGWKGELCEERACPDSSWGPECKNSCACEEEHTELCHPWTGNCVCRAGWDGEICSHTCPIYTFGKGCQQQCKCENSAQCSPFDGTCTCAAGFKGKRCNEPCPDGTFGEDCAQKCNCNNGANCSPENGRCNCTAGWKGILCDRPCPDKFYGKDCKESCKCLNNAACNSQNGTCTCAAGFTGDLCKEKCPNEYFGHDCKQICDCDEKNSLGCDPATGRCKCKPEWKGNMTCDHVTGQYVCRPGYLGLTCEHPCPLDRYGPNCANHCHCKNGADCHHVTGVCQCLPGWQGNSCQIPCTDGMYGVNCTQPCKCQNGGECRKNDGHCRCAPGWTGTHCTEVCPEGYYGDHCMEPCECKSDSFVCHPINGCTCKKGFKGENCDELMQEKSVLPIEDSGSGSVVVGIAIALIFIAIIFTIWLYYRRRVANLKTEIAQVQYIAEPVTTPDRNHFDNPVYSYRDSSRSDDGTATLLNNVQIKNDLGTKNINTERAKLGPMVAGYNTTSDDDGSCKDSFGRFQYNGLDSKNKDADLGNPNLYHSIDELDAKKAAEHVYDEIKQNKGEMEYDHLDYTRPTSSWKPHYQRMANGFGSKDGSGPSKSRDPDVESGEKD
- the LOC107225191 gene encoding protein draper isoform X1, which translates into the protein MASFVSLVVATFLLAVIDLAQPTLEGPNVCTRQESYTTTVTISENKGFKVREYGWCFSFPKFRCTKYRVNFKPVYRTQTLIKKRPVDECCNGYTRSNKDRCIAVCSEDCIHGTCVAPDECKCESGYGGPSCNITCPTGYWGRHCRDECTCRNGGSCDPFNGKCKCTRGWKGENCDEKCPPDRYGLDCGEECRCQNGGSCHHISGECLCAAGFTGPLCDFQCPEGKHGYECKSNCSCQNGGSCSPTNGECFCTPGWTGSVCANRCPDGQWGNNCSSSCDCYNGASCHHITGECQCKAGFLGEKCVETCPSGKYGLNCTSNCSCKNGATCSVIDGSCNCQNGWKGELCEERACPDSSWGPECKNSCACEEEHTELCHPWTGNCVCRAGWDGEICSHTCPIYTFGKGCQQQCKCENSAQCSPFDGTCTCAAGFKGKRCNEPCPDGTFGEDCAQKCNCNNGANCSPENGRCNCTAGWKGILCDRPCPDKFYGKDCKESCKCLNNAACNSQNGTCTCAAGFTGDLCKEKCPNEYFGHDCKQICDCDEKNSLGCDPATGRCKCKPEWKGIRCETQCPAGQFGDDCHSECNCMNNSSCDPETGACVCARGWEGPNCSEPCEEGFYGVGCKEKCPEKFNGNMTCDHVTGQYVCRPGYLGLTCEHPCPLDRYGPNCANHCHCKNGADCHHVTGVCQCLPGWQGNSCQIPCTDGMYGVNCTQPCKCQNGGECRKNDGHCRCAPGWTGTHCTEVCPEGYYGDHCMEPCECKSDSFVCHPINGCTCKKGFKGENCDELMQEKSVLPIEDSGSGSVVVGIAIALIFIAIIFTIWLYYRRRVANLKTEIAQVQYIAEPVTTPDRNHFDNPVYSYRDSSRSDDGTATLLNNVQIKNDLGTKNINTERAKLGPMVAGYNTTSDDDGSCKDSFGRFQYNGLDSKNKDADLGNPNLYHSIDELDAKKAAEHVYDEIKQNKGEMEYDHLDYTRPTSSWKPHYQRMANGFGSKDGSGPSKSRDPDVESGEKD